In a genomic window of Gigantopelta aegis isolate Gae_Host chromosome 9, Gae_host_genome, whole genome shotgun sequence:
- the LOC121381087 gene encoding sulfate transporter-like, with product MKRSVSIVDSMPMAPAPYGKKGRRFSCPPACTTDNAILIKRPPYTQIAFDEVHFKSETSGRTLCEKIRGKLYCSKKRLWKTACTYIPIIKVLRYYNLKTNLLIDILAGLTVGILHIPQALAFGQLTSVKIENGLFTSLWPVLLYVFFGTSAHVSMGTSAVICILTASVVDRQGADYVANNPHLLNYTINGTHVPLDDVPEYLDFKEGIAMTVTLTTGLMMVLMGILKLGFITAYLSESFFAAFTSGAAIHIATSQVPAMLGISVQRHSGVFKIVKNYMEIFGVISEVNVAAIVCALITCIVIFLVKECINERFKHKLFVPLPIELFVVIAGTVIAYFADLGGNFGISVVGEIPNTIPPPTIPPLNTVPSLIVDSFIIAILIFANTIAMAKICAKKHNYEVDDSQEFIAYGMCNFVSSFFRCFPSSVAPPRSMVSSAMNTKSTLNGIFTTMLMLLLIMVISVLFTQLPKSILAAIIFISLKGLFIQIGDGKKFWHINKFDFVIWLFTILSVVFLDIDFGLGIGVCVSLITVVFQTQFARGYRIGRTMKDSALVEHKRYQDSVEISGIKIFRFQSSLYFANAEIFRNRLYRSTVNPRKLLKLLKKNEVRLARLAKQKEKLGDNRESYTKTNGVENDGLKLSESENNLVRMNSNDSAASLSTPRGSISSIECPAFSLSDTKTTDGYTLKQNAFGSSNQSIVSRHMSIDSSTTLRSDDEEDPEDGEEIVTDEKLKKLRRTHHVIIDCSVINYLDASGANVLSHIFTEYGHVNIKVFLAGCSYDMRRAMKHAGCFDKIPQDNIFLDVYDALSVAKIQHILPLLPDLDDFSDEEAAEDSYVTKM from the coding sequence ATGAAGCGCTCCGTCTCCATAGTAGATAGCATGCCCATGGCCCCGGCTCCTTACGGAAAAAAAGGGCGTCGGTTCTCCTGCCCGCCAGCCTGTACAACAGACAACGCAATCCTCATCAAGAGACCGCCCTACACGCAAATAGCTTTTGATGAAGTACACTTCAAAAGTGAAACGTCAGGCCGAACTCTGTGTGAGAAGATAAGGGGGAAACTCTATTGTTCGAAGAAACGTTTGTGGAAGACCGCTTGTACATATATACCGATCATAAAAGTTTTGCGCTACTACAACTTGAAGACGAATTTGCTGATAGACATCCTTGCTGGACTAACTGTCGGAATACTTCACATCCCACAAGCCTTGGCGTTTGGTCAGCTCACTTCTGTGAAGATCGAAAACGGTTTGTTCACGTCACTGTGGCCTGTGCTGCTATATGTGTTTTTTGGAACCTCTGCACACGTATCGATGGGAACAAGCGCCGTTATATGTATTCTCACTGCTAGTGTCGTGGATCGGCAGGGCGCGGATTATGTCGCGAACAACCCCCATTTGCTTAATTATACAATCAACGGAACTCACGTACCGCTGGACGACGTCCCGGAATACCTCGACTTCAAGGAAGGGATTGCCATGACTGTCACCTTGACAACCGGGCTGATGATGGTCCTCATGGGTATCCTCAAACTGGGATTCATCACTGCATACCTTTCCGAATCGTTCTTTGCCGCTTTCACATCTGGCGCAGCTATTCATATTGCGACAAGTCAGGTTCCTGCTATGTTAGGCATTTCCGTTCAAAGACATTCTGGTGTGTTCAAGATTGTAAAGAACTATATGGAGATATTCGGAGTGATATCTGAAGTGAACGTCGCTGCTATTGTCTGCGCTTTGATTACCTGCATTGTGATCTTCTTGGTAAAGGAGTGCATTAATGAACGGTTCAAACACAAGCTTTTTGTACCCCTGCCCATTGAACTCTTCGTTGTTATAGCAGGTACTGTAATAGCATACTTTGCCGATCTTGGAGGAAACTTTGGCATATCAGTGGTTGGTGAGATTCCGAATACCATTCCACCACCGACAATCCCTCCACTGAACACAGTTCCAAGTTTGATTGTTGACAGTTTCATCATTGCCATTCTCATATTTGCCAACACAATAGCGATGGCAAAAATCTGTGCCAAAAAGCACAACTATGAAGTGGATGACAGCCAGGAATTTATAGCATATGGTATGTGCAACTTCGTTAGTTCCTTCTTTCGATGTTTCCCTTCGAGTGTGGCACCACCTAGATCCATGGTTTCTAGTGCGATGAACACAAAATCAACTTTAAATGGAATATTCACAACCATGCTCATGCTTCTCCTTATAATGGTTATCAGTGTTCTTTTCACTCAACTTCCAAAATCAATTCTAGCAGCCATCATTTTTATATCACTGAAAGGACTTTTCATCCAGATTGGTGACGGAAAGAAATTTTGGCACATCAACAAATTTGATTTCGTTATCTGGTTATTTACCATTCTTAGTGTTGTTTTCTTGGACATCGATTTCGGACTTGGAATTGGCGTGTGTGTTTCGCTTATTACGGTCGTATTCCAGACACAGTTTGCACGAGGATACAGAATCGGCAGAACAATGAAGGACAGCGCACTGGTAGAACACAAACGATATCAAGATTCTGTGGAAATTTCAGGAATAAAAATTTTCCGTTTCCAGTCTTCACTGTATTTCGCAAATGCAGAGATTTTCAGAAATCGTCTCTACAGAAGCACAGTGAACCCACGGAAACTTCTGAAGCTTCTGAAAAAGAACGAAGTCCGATTAGCCCGGCTGGCCAAGCAGAAGGAAAAACTGGGAGATAACCGCGAATCTTACACTAAAACAAATGGCGTTGAAAACGACGGTCTGAAACTGAGTGAGTCTGAGAACAACCTCGTCCGGATGAACAGCAACGATTCAGCTGCCAGTCTGTCGACACCTAGAGGCTCCATAAGCAGCATAGAGTGTCCCGCGTTCTCCCTGTCGGACACGAAAACCACTGACGGTTACACTCTGAAGCAAAACGCTTTCGGCTCCTCCAACCAGAGCATAGTGTCTCGACATATGAGCATCGACTCGAGCACGACCTTGAGGTCAGATGACGAGGAGGATCCGGAAGATGGGGAGGAGATTGTCACAGACGAAAAGCTGAAGAAGCTGCGCAGGACACATCACGTGATCATCGACTGCTCTGTCATTAACTACCTGGACGCGTCCGGCGCCAACGTGCTGAGTCATATCTTCACCGAGTATGGCCACGTGAACATCAAGGTCTTCTTAGCTGGATGCTCCTACGACATGAGACGTGCGATGAAGCACGCTGGCTGCTTTGACAAAATACCACAAGATAATATTTTCCTCGACGTGTATGACGCATTATCCGTGGCTAAGATTCAACACATCCTGCCTCTTTTGCCCGACCTAGACGATTTCTCAGACGAAGAGGCAGCAGAAGATTCCTATGTCACGAAAATGTAA